One region of Anoplopoma fimbria isolate UVic2021 breed Golden Eagle Sablefish chromosome 10, Afim_UVic_2022, whole genome shotgun sequence genomic DNA includes:
- the LOC129097029 gene encoding uncharacterized protein LOC129097029 isoform X1 has product MEKGSLEKFKGNSLEEIEIEDELEPDVEQGNSENCDAEEDNEESDLLLQQSDAAEQKSRQLTPEQDALEHIKTRKDKPFLKERHIDPFKGRGVFTHEAIEASTFVVEYQGKIFSLKETSQKKCGDTLNNYLFDFSWNEKSWRIDAANEDGTLGRFVNDDHTSPNCEMKKIVFEGKPHLCLFALTEISPGEEITYSYGDSSYPWRSGENSAELNASQRDLNSAASSPEHESADDEDFVPSTSNNNGLSFEQQPLNASCIQEEDESDYSSVDSTSDEEVKDPSVTNKNYCYVCGVAQSKISRHLLTHRKDEPDIAALLKLRVNSKERKEVLEMLRNRGNNMHNQKVLKTRRGELKVKRRSANLHITAKTFASCLYCKNMYVRRVMWRHMQRCPAKTSYEPKSEKIKALTLVAAVESTDPQNLSQEVRTMLSTLKKDEISSEVCNDPFLLQLAQSLYPRNKSKACRLEHIKQKLRQMGRLLLTLKEKSICSFADAVKPENISKLVESVKELGGFNEETKSYERPSFIKTMGSLLRKIGYINLARALKGDAGSKVIQEADAFMKLCAKEWNYTHPILSKDSTPTVPFIHDVQLFYQCLEKTAASAVESLTLYESPPVYTVLLRVTVAQLSVFNKNMAQVSQATLKSFQEREEAELHEDAAISLLQPEQILSKTTVRINVMSNRGQKVSVTLTPKLLAAITLLVDKRVVCGVQENNPFLFGIPDGPCTSNYNGQQCTITFAARCGAKNRAILRSALFHNHVARVFQILGLRSDEFNQLAKLLGRDIPTDREYYQTPEAASDIAKISELLLAMESGSLDRFEGKSLEEMEIPDELEPDAEQHNSENSEAEEDDEESESTPLMNSSLFAKDSSSVTKRNVRISFSEKRPRGRRKRQESENEASELNGDEKNEEVNTERDDLSEEMPLNCSVNTPEATLSRGNEDTTNISFSDGDDDMNVDFDMDMDTDEDNVRNEENEEDGDTSGSAATPLTPDVTKQDNDSSDTKKRKDVSPNNRPSVADLKETMDIDTVNNVEKEDQKKQEKKNKLSAAMSRMKEVKILIHKLDIEKFKAPVHISQLSSECKSVRSPVKDQSIQDDNNQCRTSSTSTEVKDKPSYAKATQMNCSHCRKSMMKGQTAYQKRGFTDVFCSKNCLFGMFPINKPVTKMCYHCLKAISQPLDLVMAAVDIKGTMKDFCSPTCLLSFKSSTVYTQTPQRLCSMCNKPCTTTCQLTLNEAVHTFCSDSCLGDFRRDNIAVCDHCSSTFCHKPLKLKLKEEEAKSICSQTCLDDFKENIRTTHQCTMCHTSLPVSDMFYLKSSENMVELFCTRTCVTSYMLRPEGVHDLQAEREGPDRSKKRKPQLTIQIMTTEQVKRSTVSAAKGNDAPAPAASESDAVPKLVVTELWVFCCNCGKRMQRGGTLYRPKSTLEVFCSTQCLSEKHPNIASGTKNCYNCLQAILWPHSMILAPVDDSGTIRELCSATCLASVNSKRTMAAPKPPPPAAGPRSECMMCGKFCNCKFNLSLDGCTQRICSDACYFKYRRINNLLVSACDVCSSVGPDMRFTLKVEDGSKTICSEECLVKFKEKIQTPRLCPMCQTPHQLSDMVEHKNNEGKLDFFCSNRCMLVHNAQSSTVSERNSPSPEGNDVKEVKPLPEENDVKEVKPSLPYLDCIKEEPIDEEYNQNLSSSLSTKDIKDEPKAGDDVVKEDLKIGSVFSMTGDSSTSPPPAVARLDFLASCSDCKRFLMDRERVYQRKGHADIFCSTPCLLKFYQMKQVKKTCNFCLQGITQPQDVIQAPVDNEGTMKDFCSQTCLSSFNYKRIVSTKIPLIPVASQSQCGMCSRYCISKHEVIQQDVVHKICSDPCFLRFCTMNNFSICENCRSCCSAPLMLKMDDGSKKLCDAECLAQFKQKTKTPQTCAMCRASHLMSDMFENKNSEDAVELFCTSSCVMASKIQAINASGTPLDCDHCGKTTLPACHLAMSDASIRNFCTLTCAMSFKENQKNMNASTNAAGAADQSQTDFLKTPEKLPCAQCRRIIKTTPKVIQKKGKMNFVCSLACSQEFKTANNIIGKCEYCQNERIIRDVKKVDGKDCYFCSDGCKMLYRHELEKQWGKHCSLCAYCFSISKTLVTAKYEGKNKQFCSEDCSSNYNMVLCRVAKCDTCSRNGKLRQSIPMVGEVKHFCDLRCLLHFCNKKVQMVNTLSLPTTPSGTVESYPVIANVISLASALARQPSDSTSSTQHVSVPDIQTKVVGHASVQTVPRELKNKSMLCTPLVHNKGVSCTTQTVDAEAQTDTFVPKVIVLPVPVPIYVPLPMNMYSQYTPTPVCLPLPLPVPVFLPDSTVKSAKEEIQPDPLEGELNLKFEMKNVQDEGNEREDRKGQRQQIHAPSDHSSNCSDDMDSDHQATFNTQEESSSDTRCGSLSRPHTHKKTPRAPPSPPSSPSPPLEMRGDPQSSRGPEPAPLPSQQTLGKVRNKNKRRKLQQSSRAASEETSQREEVKSRKHRKLKSQCGIDAWKRWIQWRETQTNFSSHALTLNEDVLRCSATELSHSLRCFITEAKRPDGEQYSPDSLFYLCLSIQQYLFDNGRLENIFSDLTYKKFSKKFTKILKSFKPSLAADGYIHSRVKEDHLWDCRQLGAYSPIVLLNTLLFFCCKYFGFTTVEQHRQLSFAVLVVKRCTKTNPNNTKTTFLRFYPPTSIHEAETDGVPAKKRKSNKRKEDFLEMTENTENPLRCPVRLYEFYLSKCSESVRQHTGLFYLDPDCRCVPNSPLWFSSDPLDNGTMEAMLVRILAVRELQGRD; this is encoded by the exons ATGGAAAAGGGCTCTCTTGAAAAATTCAAAGGAAACTCTCTGGAGGAAATTGAGATTGAGG ATGAATTGGAGCCAGATGTGGAGCAGGGCAACTCTGAAAACTGTGATGCTGAGGAAGACAATGAGGAATCGGATCTTTTACTTCAGCAGAGTG ATGCTGCAGAACAAAAAAGCAGGCAACTGACTCCTGAGCAAGATGCCCTGGAGCACATAAAGACTCGCAAAGACAAACCCTTCCTAAAGGAAAGGCATATAGACCCCTTTAAAG GGAGAGGTGTGTTTACCCATGAAGCCATTGAAGCATCCACCTTTGTTGTTGAGTACCAGGGGAAAATCTTCTCTCTAAAAGAAACCAGTCAAAAGAAGTGTGGCGATACTCTGAACAATTATTTGTTTGACTTCTCGTGGAATGAAAAAAGCTGGCG CATTGATGCCGCAAACGAGGATGGGACCCTTGGACGATTCGTGAATGACGATCACACAAGTCCCAACTGTGAGATGAAGAAAATTGTCTTTGAGGGAAAACCACACTTGTGCCTATTTGCGTTGACAGAAATATCTCCAGGCGAGGAGATAACTTACAGCTACGGGGACTCATCCTACCCGTGGCGTTCAGGG GAAAACAGTGCGGAACTGAATGCATCACAAAGAGACCTTAATTCTGCTGCATCTTCACCTGAGCATGAAAGT GCTGACGATGAAGACTTTGTACCTTCTACAAGCAACAACAACGGGCTGAGCTTTGAGCAACAACCCCTCAATGCCTCATGCATCCAGGAGGAGGACGAGTCTGACTACAGCTCTGTTGATTCTACCTCTGATGAAGAGGTCAAAGACCCGTCCGTCACCAACAAAAACTACTGTTACGTTTGTGGGGTGGCTCAGTCTAAAATTTCGCGGCACCTTTTAACCCATAGAAAGGATGAGCCTGATATAGCCGCGTTGTTGAAGTTGCGCGTGAACTCTAAAGAGCGGAAAGAGGTGCTGGAGATGTTACGAAACAGGGGAAATAACATGCATAACCAAAAGGTTTTGAAGACTCGCCGCGGAGAGCTGAAAGTGAAAAGAAGAAGCGCAAACCTGCACATCACTGCGAAAACATTTGCATCCTGTCTATATTGTAAAAACATGTACGTTCGCAGGGTAATGTGGCGacacatgcagaggtgtccggCAAAGACGAGCTACGAACCTAAATCAGAGAAGATTAAAGCCCTAACTTTGGTTGCTGCTGTAGAGTCAACAGACCCTCAAAACCTCTCACAAGAAGTGAGGACGATGTTAAGCACGCTGAAGAAAGATGAGATTTCATCAGAGGTCTGCAATGATCCCTTTTTACTGCAGCTGGCACAGAGTTTGTACCCCAGGAACAAAAGCAAAGCATGCCGATTGGAACACATCAAACAGAAGCTGAGGCAAATGGGACGGCTCCTGTTGACGTTAAAGGAGAAGTCGATATGTAGCTTTGCAGACGCCGTGAAACCCGAAAACATCAGCAAACTTGTCGAATCTGTGAAAGAGCTTGGTGGCTTCAACGAGGAGACAAAGTCCTATGAGAGGCCAAGCTTCATAAAGACTATGGGGAGTTTGCTCAGGAAAATTGGCTACATCAACTTAGCCAGAGCTTTGAAAGGGGACGCCGGCAGCAAGGTGATACAGGAAGCGGATGCATTTATGAAGCTGTGCGCGAAAGAATGGAACTATACCCATCCGATATTATCAAAGGACAGCACGCCGACCGTGCCGTTCATACACGATGTTCAGCTTTTCTATCAGTGCTTGGAGAAGACCGCGGCTTCTGCAGTAGAAAGCCTGACGTTGTACGAAAGCCCTCCGGTCTACACTGTGCTTCTCAGGGTGACCGTTGCGCAATTGTCTGTctttaacaaaaacatggcCCAAGTCTCACAAGCAACGCTCAAGTCGTTCCAGGAGCGGGAAGAGGCTGAGCTCCACGAGGACGCTGCCATTAGCCTGTTGCAGCCCGAGCAGATCCTGTCTAAGACCACAGTGAGGATCAATGTCATGAGCAACAGAGGCCAAAAAGTTTCCGTTACGTTGACCCCTAAACTGCTCGCTGCCATAACACTGCTCGTGGACAAGAGAGTAGTATGCGGCGTGCAGGAGAACAATCCCTTCTTATTCGGGATCCCGGATGGCCCGTGCACCAGCAACTACAATGGACAGCAGTGCACCATCACTTTTGCGGCTCGTTGCGGCGCAAAAAACAGGGCGATCCTGCGGTCGGCGTTATTCCACAATCACGTCGCAAGAGTTTTCCAGATTCTTGGCCTCAGGAGTGACGAGTTTAATCAGCTAGCCAAGCTGTTGGGGCGGGACATTCCAACCGacagggaatattatcagactCCAGAGGCGGCTAGCGACATCGCAAAAATCTCAGAGCTGCTGTTGGCGATGGAGAGCGGATCTCTTGACAGATTCGAAGGGAAATCTCTCGAGGAAATGGAGATCCCAG ATGAATTGGAGCCGGATGCAGAGCAGCACAACTCTGAAAACAGTGAGGCTGAAGAAGACGATGAAGAATCAGAAAGTACTCCTCTGATGAACA GTTCTCTCTTTGCAAAAGATTCCTCTTCGGTTACCAAAAGAAACGTCAGAATTTCTTTCTCAGAGAAACGTCCCCGTGGCCGGAGAAAGAGGCAGGAGAGTGAAAACGAGGCATCTGAGCTGAATGGGGATGAGAAAAATGAAGAGGTGAACACAGAGAGGGACGACTTGTCAGAGGAAATGCCTCTGAACTGCTCTGTCAACACACCTGAGGCAACGTTGTCTCGTGGCAACGAGGACACTACAAACATTTCCTTCAGCGATGGCGATGACGACATGAATGTGGACTTTGACATGGACATGGACACAGATGAGGACAATGTCAGAAACGAGGAAAATGAAGAAGATGGTGACACAAGCGGCTCGGCAGCGACACCTTTGACACCAGATGTGACGAAGCAGGACAACGACAGCAGTGATACTAAGAAGAGGAAGGACGTCTCACCCAACAATCGCCCCAGTGTTGCAGACCTCAAAGAGACCATGGACATTGACACAGTGAACAATGTGGAGAAAGAAGATCAAAAGAAACAAG aaaagaagaataaattATCAGCGGCAATGAGCAGAATGAAAGAAGTGAAGATATTAATCCACAAACTGGACATT GAAAAGTTTAAGGCTCCAGTCCACATTTCGCAGTTATCGTCTGAGTGTAAGTCTGTCAGGTCGCCGGTGAAAGATCAGTCCATCCAAGACGACAACAACCAGTGTCGAACATCCTCTACATCCACAGAGGTCAAAGACAAGCCTAGCTACGCAAAG GCGACGCAGATGAACTGCTCCCACTG CAGGAAGAGCATGATGAAGGGCCAAACGGCTTACCAAAAGAGGGGATTCACAGACGTCTTCTGCTCCAAAAACTGCCTTTTCGGAATGTTTCCCATCAACAAACCAGTCACCAAGATGTGCTATCACTGTCTCAA GGCGATATCTCAGCCTCTGGACCTCGTCATGGCTGCAGTAGACATTAAGGGGACCATGAAAGACTTTTGCAGTCCGACCTGTCTGCTATCCTTTAAGTCCAGCACTGTGTACACTCAAACGCCACAACGGCTCTGCAGCATGTGCAACAAACCCTGCAct ACCACGTGCCAGTTGACTCTGAACGAGGCTGTCCACACATTCTGCAGTGACTCCTGCTTGGGTGACTTCCGCAGGGACAACATAGCCGTCTGCGATCACTGCAGCTCCACCTTTTGCCACAAACCGCTGAAGCTgaagctgaaggaggaggaggccaaaTCCATCTGCAGTCAAACATGTCTGGACGATTTCAAAGAG AATATCAGGACGACCCACCAGTGCACCATGTGCCATACTTCTCTGCCGGTTTCAGACATGTTCTATCTTAAAAGCAGCGAGAACATGGTGGAGCTCTTCTGCACCCGCACGTGTGTGACGTCATACATGCTGCGGCCCGAAGGTGTACATGATCTTCAAG cagagagagaaggccCAGATCGGTCGAAGAAGAGAAAACCCCAACtaacaatacaaataatgaCAACT GAGCAAGTGAAGAGGAGCACGGTCTCCGCCGCGAAGGGAAACGATGCACCCGCACCAGCAGCCTCTGAATCGGACGCCGTGCCGAAGCTCGTCGTAACGGAGTTGTGGGTCTTCTGCTGCAACTGTGGGAAGAGGATGCAGAGAGGAGGGACCCTTTACCGGCCGAAGAGCACACTGGAGGTTTTCTGCTCGACGCAGTGCCTCTCAGAAAAGCATCCCAACATCGCATCAGGCACCAAAAACTGCTACAACTGCTTGCA GGCGATCCTGTGGCCTCACAGCATGATCCTGGCTCCGGTGGACGATTCAGGAACTATAAGGGAACTGTGCAGCGCCACCTGCCTCGCTTCCGTCAACTCCAAGAGGACCATGGCTGCCCCAaaacctccacctccagctgcAGGACCTCGATCAGAGTGCATGATGTGCGGCAAATTTTGTAat TGCAAATTCAATCTGTCCCTGGATGGCTGCACGCAAAGAATTTGCAGCGACGCCTGCTACTTCAAATACCGAAGGATCAACAACTTGCTGGTGTCCGCCTGTGACGTCTGCAGCTCCGTCGGCCCCGACATGCGGTTCACGCTGAAGGTGGAGGACGGTAGCAAGACCATCTGCAGCGAAGAATGTCTGGTCAAGTTCAAAGAG AAAATCCAGACTCCTCGGCTGTGCCCCATGTGTCAGACGCCCCATCAGTTGTCAGACATGgtggaacataaaaacaatgaggGCAAGTTGGACTTCTTCTGCAGCAACAGATGCATGCTGGTACACAACGCCCAGTCTTCCACTGTGTCAG AAAGGAACAGCCCATCACCTGAAGGGAATGACGTTAAAGAGGTGAAACCGTTGCCTGAAGAGAACGACGTTAAAGAAGTGAAGCCATCactaccatatttggactgt ATAAAAGAAGAGCCTATTGATGAGGAGTACAACCAGAacctctcatcctctctttccACAAAAGACATCAAAGATGAGCCTAAGGCGGGAGATGATGTGGTGAAG GAGGATTTGAAGATCGGTTCGGTCTTCTCCATGACAGGGGACTCGTCCACGTCTCCACCACCCGCTGTCGCCCGCCTGGATTTTCTTGCGTCGTGCTCCGACTGCAAACGTTTCctgatggacagagagagagtttacCAGAGGAAGGGCCACGCTGACATCTTCTGCTCCACTCCATGCCTTTTGAAATTCTACCAAATGAAACAAGTGAAGAAGACCTGCAACTTCTGCCTTCA AGGGATCACACAGCCTCAGGACGTCATCCAGGCCCCGGTGGACAACGAGGGGACGATGAAGGATTTCTGCAGCCAGACCTGCCTGTCCTCCTTCAACTACAAGAGAATCGTATCCACCAAAATACCCCTCATACCAGTCGCGTCACAGTCACAATGCGGCATGTGCAGCAGATATTGCATT AGCAAACACGAGGTCATACAGCAGGACGTCGTCCACAAGATCTGCAGCGACCCCTGTTTTCTCCGCTTCTGCACCATGAACAACTTCTCCATCTGTGAGAACTGCCGCTCCTGCTGCAGCGCGCCTCTCATGCTCAAGATGGACGACGGCAGCAAAAAACTCTGCGATGCAGAGTGTCTGGCCCAATTCAAACAG AAAACTAAAACACCCCAGACGTGTGCCATGTGCCGCGCCTCCCATTTAATGTCAGAtatgtttgaaaacaaaaacagcgaGGACGCCGTAGAGCTCTTCTGCACCAGCAGCTGTGTGATGGCATCCAAGATCCAGGCCATCAATGCATCAG gTACTCCACTGGATTGTGACCACTGTGGTAAGACTACATTACCAGCCTGCCACCTCGCCATGTCAGACGCCTCCATCAGAAACTTTTGCACTCTTACCTGTGCCATGTCTTTTAAG gagaaccagaaaaACATGAACGCATCCACTAACGCAGCAGGAGCAGCTGACCAAAGCCAAACTGATTTCCTTAAAACACCTGAGAAGCTGCCATGCGCCCAGTGTCGTCGCATTATAAAAACTACGCCCAAAGTCATCCAGAAAAag gGCAAGATGAATTTTGTGTGTAGCCTGGCCTGTTCTCAAGAGTTTAAAACGGCCAACAACATCATCGGCAAGTGTGAATATTGCCAGAATGAAAGGATCATCAGAGACGTCAAGAAGGTCGACGGCAAAGACTGCTACTTCTGCAGCGACG GCTGCAAGATGCTCTATCGACACGAGCTGGAAAAGCAGTGGGGAAAACACTGTAGCTTGTGTGCTTACTGCTTCTCCATCTCCAAGACGCTGGTGACCGCAAAGTATGAAGGCAAGAACAAGCAGTTCTGCTCGGAAGACTGCAGCTCAAACTACAATATGGTCCTCTGCCGT GTTGCCAAGTGTGACACTTGCAGTCGCAATGGTAAACTGAGGCAGAGTATTCCCATGGTGGGAGAGGTCAAACACTTCTGTGACCTGAGATGTCTCCTGCATTTCTGCAATAAAAAGGTCCAGATGGTCAACACAC TCTCTTTACCTACTACCCCTTCAGGGACAGTTGAGTCCTACCCCGTCATCGCTAATGTCATTTCGCTTGCTAGCGCTTTGGCTAGGCAGCCCAGTGACTCTACCAGCTCTACACAGcacg TCTCTGTCCCTGACATACAAACAAAGGTTGTTGGACAT gCCAGTGTTCAAACAGTCCCCAGGGAGCTGAAGAACAAATCCATGCTCTGCACACCGTTGGTCCACAACAAAGGAGTCTCCTGTACGACACAGACTGTCGATGCAGAGGCACAGACAG ACACCTTTGTACCTAAAGTCATAGTCCTGCCTGTCCCAGTGCCGATCTATGTTCCTCTGCCTATGAACATGTACAGCCAGTACACACCGACACCAGTGTGCCTGCCCCTACCG CTGCCTGTGCCCGTGTTTCTTCCTGACTCAACCGTGAAATCAGCAAAGGAGGAGATCCAGCCGGACCCGCTGGAGGGAGAGCTCAACCTCAAGTTTGAGATGAAGAACGTGCAAGATGAGGGGAAcgagagagaggacagaaaaggACAAAGACAACAAATCCACGCTCCATCGG ACCACAGCAGTAATTGTAGTGATGACATGGATTCAGATCATCAGGCCACTTTCAACACCCAGGAAGAATCCTCATCTGACACAAGATGTGGGTCGCTCAGTCGACCACACACCCACAAAAAAACACCTCGagctcctccttctccaccttcttctccttctcctcctctggagATGAGAGGGGATCCCCAGAGCTCACGTGGCCCTGAACCGGCCCCTCTGCCATCACAACAAACTCTGGGGAAAGTCCGCAACAAGAACAAG CGTCGTAAACTGCAACAGTCATCCAGAGCAGCTTCAGAGGAGACAAGTCAAAGAGAAGAGGTCAAGTCCAGGAAGCACCGCAAACTGAAGAGTCAATGTGGAATTGACGCCTGGAAGAGATGGATTCAGTGGAGGGAAACACAAACCAACTTttctt CTCACGCTCTGACATTAAATGAGGATGTTCTGCGCTGCTCTGCGACCGAGCTGAGCCACAGCCTTCGTTGTTTCATCACTGAAGCAAAGCGACCTGATGGAGAGCAGTACTCCCCCGACAGCCTGTTCTACCTCTGTCTCAGCATCCAGCAG TACCTGTTTGATAACGGCCGTCTGGAGAACATCTTCAGTGATCTGACCTACAAGAAGTTCTCCAAAAAGTTCACAAAGATCCTGAAGAGTTTCAAACCCTCGTTGGCAGCCGACG GTTATATCCACTCCCGTGTGAAGGAGGACCATCTGTGGGACTGCAGACAGCTGGGGGCGTACTCCCCCATCGTCCTCCTCAACACTTtgctcttcttctgctgcaAGTACTTTGGCTTCACCACGGTGGAGCAGCACCGCCAGCTGTCCTTCGCTGTCCTTGTTGTAAAGCGCTGCACCAAAACCAACCCAAACAACACCAAGACCACCTTCCTGCGCTTCTACCCGCCAACATCCATACATGAAGCAGAGACAG ACGGAGTTCCTGCTAAGAAACGTAAGAGCAACAAGAGGAAAGAGGATTTCCTGGAGATGACGGAGAACACAGAGAACCCTCTCCGCTGTCCGGTCAGACTCTACGAGTTCTACCTCTCCAAGTG CTCGGAGTCGGTGAGGCAGCACACTGGCTTGTTCTACCTTGACCCGGATTGCCGTTGTGTTCCCAACAGCCCCCTGTGGTTCTCCTCTGACCCTCTGGACAACGGCACAATGGAGGCCATGCTCGTACGCATTCTGGCCGTCCGAGAGCTGCAGGGGCGAGATTGA